One stretch of Zingiber officinale cultivar Zhangliang chromosome 6B, Zo_v1.1, whole genome shotgun sequence DNA includes these proteins:
- the LOC121990521 gene encoding protein NRT1/ PTR FAMILY 4.6-like isoform X2, with amino-acid sequence MEGGANEAETWAGYVNWRGRPALRAKHGGMLAASFVLVVEIMENLAFLANASNLVTYLTGFMHFSLSRSATAVTNFMGTAFLLALLGGFLSDAFFTTYHIYLISALLEFLGLIILTVQAVFSSLKPPPGEEATGGKAAMLFAGLYLTALGVGGIKGSLAPHGGEQFDESTARGRKARSTFFNYFIFCLACGGLFAVTFVVWVEDNKGWKWGFGISTITILLSIPVFLAGSPLYRNKIPTGSPLTTIAKVLLAAILNRRSNYQSARNAVVDMEQSSPAEDIKESEATVPMPGKELVCLNRAVEGRPLHRSLACDANEVEDVKVVLKLLPIFLSTIMLNCCLAQLSTFSVEQAGTMDTRVGRLTVPPASLPVFPVIFIMTIAPLYDHVIVPFARRVTRTEMGITHLQRIGTGLVLSVVAMAVAAAVEVKRKRVARRVGEGFQGPLPITFFWVAFQYLFLGSADLFTLAGMLEFFFSEAPARMRTLATSLSWASLAMGYYLSSVLVTVVNLATSSGGGGGGRRGWLSGENLNHYHLERFYLLMCVLSALNLVNFVFWAMIYRYRSSKK; translated from the exons atg GAAGGAGGGGCAAATGAAGCTGAAACATGGGCTGGCTACGTGAACTGGAGGGGCAGACCTGCCCTCAGAGCCAAACATGGAGGCATGCTTGCAGCTTCCTTCGTTCTCG TGGTGGAGATAATGGAGAACTTGGCATTTCTGGCCAACGCCAGCAACTTGGTGACCTACTTGACGGGGTTCATGCACTTCTCGCTCTCTCGCTCGGCCACCGCGGTGACCAACTTTATGGGCACAGCCTTCCTCCTCGCCCTTCTCGGGGGCTTCTTATCGGATGCCTTCTTCACCACCTATCACATCTACTTGATAAGTGCTCTCCTCGAGTTCCTG GGGTTGATCATCCTCACGGTGCAAGCCGTCTTTTCCTCTCTCAAGCCGCCTCCCGGCGAGGAGGCCACCGGTGGGAAAGCCGCCATGCTCTTCGCCGGTCTCTATCTGACTGCGCTCGGGGTCGGCGGCATCAAGGGCTCGCTCGCACCCCACGGCGGCGAGCAGTTCGACGAGAGCACCGCTCGCGGCCGCAAGGCCCGCTCCACCTTCTTCAACTACTTCATCTTCTGTCTCGCCTGCGGCGGCCTCTTCGCCGTTACCTTCGTCGTGTGGGTGGAGGACAACAAGGGCTGGAAATGGGGCTTTGGCATCTCCACCATCACCATATTACTCTCGATCCCCGTTTTCCTCGCCGGCTCTCCTCTTTACAGAAACAAGATACCCACCGGAAGTCCCCTCACCACCATCGCCAAGGTTCTGCTCGCCGCCATCCTGAATCGAAGAAGCAATTATCAGAGCGCGCGAAACGCAGTCGTCGACATGGAACAGAGTAGCCCCGCTGAGGATATTAAAGAAAGCGAGGCGACGGTGCCGATGCCGGGGAAGGAGCTGGTGTGTCTCAACCGCGCGGTGGAAGGGCGGCCGCTCCATCGCAGCCTCGCGTGCGACGCGAATGAAGTGGAGGACGTCAAGGTCGTGCTGAAGCTCCTCCCGATCTTTCTCTCGACCATCATGCTCAACTGCTGCCTCGCGCAGCTTTCCACCTTCTCGGTGGAGCAGGCGGGGACGATGGACACGCGGGTGGGCCGGCTGACGGTGCCGCCGGCATCGCTTCCGGTCTTCCCGGTCATCTTCATCATGACCATCGCGCCGTTGTACGACCACGTGATCGTGCCCTTCGCGCGCCGCGTCACGAGGACCGAGATGGGGATCACGCACCTGCAGCGAATCGGGACAGGGCTGGTCCTGTCGGTGGTGGCGATGGCGGTGGCGGCGGCGGTGGAGGTGAAGCGGAAGCGAGTGGCGCGGCGGGTCGGGGAGGGGTTTCAGGGGCCATTGCCGATCACCTTCTTCTGGGTGGCGTTCCAGTACCTGTTCTTAGGGTCGGCGGATCTGTTTACGCTGGCAGGAATGTTGGAGTTCTTCTTCAGCGAGGCGCCAGCGAGGATGCGGACGCTGGCGACGTCGCTGTCGTGGGCGTCGCTGGCGATGGGGTACTACCTGAGCTCGGTGTTGGTGACGGTGGTGAACCTTGCTACGTCGtcgggcggcggcggcggagggcgAAGGGGGTGGCTGTCGGGAGAAAACCTGAACCACTACCACCTGGAGAGATTCTATTTGTTGATGTGCGTGCTCAGTGCGTTAAACTTGGTCAACTTTGTCTTCTGGGCGATGATCTATCGCTATCGATCCAGCAAGAAATAG
- the LOC121988847 gene encoding aminopeptidase M1-like — MASSQSIDLFKSQARLPKFAIPRRYDLFLRPDLSSCTFAGLAEIAVDVVGDTRFLVLNAADLSIDSGSVLFKSPSVSKDLRPSEVVLVEEDEILVLRFDDVLPSGEGFLGISFQGTLSDRMKGFYRSVYEYNGEKKNMAVTQFEPADARRCFPCWDEPSFKATFKIKLEVPSDLVALSNMPVLEETINGPVKIISFQESPVMSSYLVAIVIGLFDFVEASTSDGIKVRVYCQVGKTSQGKFSLDVAVKTLDLYKKYFAIPYPLPKLDMVAIPDFAAGAMENYGLVTYRETALLFDDRHSAASNKQRVAVVVAHELAHQWFGNLVTMEWWTHLWLNEGFATWVSYLAADSFFPEWKVWTQFLDETTAGLRLDALAESHAIEVDINHASEIDEIFDAISYKKGASVIRMLQSYLGAESFQRSLASYIKKFAWSNAKTEDLWAALEEESGEPVKILMESWTKQKGYPVINVKINDGKLELEQTQFLSSGSEGSGQWIVPITVSCGSYASQKKFLLKTKSEKLDVPELTNLISTSDGSFWIKLNVDQTGFYRVKYDDVLAAGLRSAIEANQLSPTDRFGILDDAFALSMACKQTLSSLLSLLASFSEEDEYTLLSQIITISYKIANIAADAAPELLAELKQFLITLLWRPAEKLGWDSKINEGHLDAMLRGELLTALAQLGHDLTIKEAVRRFYAFLDDRDTALLPPDIRKAAYVAVMQTVDSSNKKGYESLLRVYRETDLSQEKTRILSALACSSDPVIILDALNFVLSSEVRNQDAIHGLYGVNIEGREIAWTWLKDNWDYISKTWGSGFLITLFISYTVSQFASDEKANEIEEFFASRTKPSIARTVKQSIERVRNNARWIKSIRSEESLAQTIKELANKS; from the exons ATGGCGTCAAGCCAGAGCATCGATCTTTTCAAGTCCCAGGCGAGGCTTCCTAAATTCGCCATCCCTAGGCGATACGATCTCTTCCTTAGGCCCGATCTCTCATCCTGCACATTCGCTGGCCTCGCCGAGATCGCCGTGGACGTGGTCGGCGACACTAGGTTTTTAGTCCTTAATGCCGCTGACCTCTCCATAGACAGCGGTTCCGTCCTTTTTAAGAGTCCGAGTGTTTCTAAG GATCTCCGTCCGTCGGAGGTTGTATTGGTGGAGGAAGATGAAATCTTGGtgcttcgatttgatgatgttcTTCCCAGTGGGGAGGGATTTTTGGGGATCAGCTTTCAAGGAACGTTGAGCGATAGAATGAAAGGTTTTTATCGAAG CGTGTACGAGTATAATGGTGAAAAGAAGAATATGGCTGTCACTCAATTTGAGCCCGCTGATGCTCGAAGATGCTTTCCATGTTGGGATGAGCCGTCTTTTAAG GCCACATTCAAAATAAAATTGGAGGTTCCATCTGATTTAGTAGCTTTATCAAACATGCCAGTTTTGGAGGAAACAATTAATGGGCCTGTTAAGATTATCTCCTTCCAGGAGTCACCAGTAATGTCTAGTTATTTGGTAGCCATAGTGATTGGTCTGTTTGATTTTGTGGAAGCCTCAACATCTGATG GGATAAAGGTTCGTGTATACTGTCAAGTTGGTAAGACTAGCCAAGGAAAATTTTCACTAGATGTTGCAGTGAAGACATTGGACTTGTATAAAAA GTATTTTGCTATTCCATACCCACTTCCCAAGTTGGATATGGTTGCCATTCCTGACTTTGCAGCTGGAGCTATGGAAAACTATGGTTTGGTCACATATCGTGAAACAGCATTGTTGTTTGATGATCGCCACTCTGCAGCTTCAAATAAGCAAAGG GTGGCCGTTGTTGTAGCTCATGAGCTTGCTCATCAATGGTTTGGGAATCTTGTAACGATGGAATGGTGGACTCACTTATGGTTGAATGAGGGATTTGCAACATGG GTCAGCTATCTTGCAGCCGATTCTTTTTTTCCTGAATGGAAAGTCTGGACGCAGTTTCTTGATGAGACGACCGCTGGACTTAGGCTGGATGCGCTTGCTGAATCACATGCTATTGAA GTAGATATTAATCATGCTAGTGAAATTGATGAGATATTCGATGCTATAAGCTACAAAAAAGGGGCCTCAGTGATTAGGATGCTACAAAGTTACCTTGGTGCTGAAAGTTTCCAG AGATCATTGGCTTCCTACATAAAAAAATTTGCCTGGTCGAATGCGAAGACAGAAGACTTATGGGCTGCCCTTGAAGAGGAATCAGGTGAACCAGTAAAGATATTGATGGAATCTTGGACTAAGCAGAAAGGTTATCCTGTTATCAATGTAAAAATCAATGATGGGAAGTTGGAACTTGAGCAG ACACAGTTTCTGTCAAGTGGTTCTGAAGGGAGTGGACAATGGATTGTTCCTATTACAGTATCTTGTGGTTCTTATGCATCTCAAAAGAAGTTCCTGCTAAAAACAAAATCTGAAAAATTGGATGTTCCAGAACTGACCAATTTAATAAGCACAAGCGATGGAAGCTTTTGGATCAAACTCAATGTCGATCAAACAGGCTTCTATAGAGTGAAATATGATGATGTCCTTGCAGCTGGATTGCGATCTGCAATAGAGGCCAACCAACTTTCTCCAACTGATAGATTTG GCATTTTGGATGATGCATTTGCCCTTTCTATGGCCTGTAAGCAAACATTGTCATCTTTGTTGTCTTTGTTGGCTTCCTTCTCAGAAGAAGATGAATATACACTTCTATCTCAGATAATCACT ATTAGTTATAAAATTGCTAATATTGCTGCTGATGCTGCCCCAGAGCTACTGGCAGAACTCAAACAGTTCCTGATCACGCTTCTTTGGCGTCCTGCAGA GAAACTAGGTTGGGATTCCAAAATTAATGAAGGCCACTTGGATGCTATGTTAAGAGGGGAGCTCTTGACTGCTCTTGCCCAGTTGGGTCATGATCTTACTATCAAAGAAGCAGTCAGACGTTTTTATGCCTTCTTAGATGACAGAGATACAGCACTTCTtcctcctgatataagaaag GCTGCTTATGTTGCTGTGATGCAAACTGTTGACAGTTCAAACAAAAAGGGATACGAATCTCTTCTTAGAGTTTACAGAGAAACTGATCTAAGCCAGGAAAAAACTCGTATATTAA GTGCTCTAGCATGCAGTTCTGATCCTGTCATTATTCTTGATGCTCTAAACTTTGTATTGTCATCGGAG GTCCGGAATCAAGATGCTATTCATGGGCTTTATGGAGTAAATATAGAAGGACGTGAAATTGCATGGACGTGGTTAAAG GATAACTGGGATTACATTTCGAAGACATGGGGCTCTGGGTTTCTAATTACCCTTTTTATCAGTTACACAGTTTCGCAG TTTGCCTCGGATGAGAAGGCCAATGAAATCGAAGAATTTTTTGCAAGCCGAACCAAACCTTCGATTGCTAGAACAGTGAAGCAAAGCATTGAGCGTGTTAGAAACAATGCAAGATGGATCAAGAGCATTAGAAGCGAGGAGTCACTTGCTCAGACGATAAAGGAGCTAGCAAACAAGTCCTAA
- the LOC121990521 gene encoding protein NRT1/ PTR FAMILY 4.6-like isoform X1, producing the protein MAFRFPWQEGGANEAETWAGYVNWRGRPALRAKHGGMLAASFVLVVEIMENLAFLANASNLVTYLTGFMHFSLSRSATAVTNFMGTAFLLALLGGFLSDAFFTTYHIYLISALLEFLGLIILTVQAVFSSLKPPPGEEATGGKAAMLFAGLYLTALGVGGIKGSLAPHGGEQFDESTARGRKARSTFFNYFIFCLACGGLFAVTFVVWVEDNKGWKWGFGISTITILLSIPVFLAGSPLYRNKIPTGSPLTTIAKVLLAAILNRRSNYQSARNAVVDMEQSSPAEDIKESEATVPMPGKELVCLNRAVEGRPLHRSLACDANEVEDVKVVLKLLPIFLSTIMLNCCLAQLSTFSVEQAGTMDTRVGRLTVPPASLPVFPVIFIMTIAPLYDHVIVPFARRVTRTEMGITHLQRIGTGLVLSVVAMAVAAAVEVKRKRVARRVGEGFQGPLPITFFWVAFQYLFLGSADLFTLAGMLEFFFSEAPARMRTLATSLSWASLAMGYYLSSVLVTVVNLATSSGGGGGGRRGWLSGENLNHYHLERFYLLMCVLSALNLVNFVFWAMIYRYRSSKK; encoded by the exons atg gcCTTTCGATTTCCATGGCAGGAAGGAGGGGCAAATGAAGCTGAAACATGGGCTGGCTACGTGAACTGGAGGGGCAGACCTGCCCTCAGAGCCAAACATGGAGGCATGCTTGCAGCTTCCTTCGTTCTCG TGGTGGAGATAATGGAGAACTTGGCATTTCTGGCCAACGCCAGCAACTTGGTGACCTACTTGACGGGGTTCATGCACTTCTCGCTCTCTCGCTCGGCCACCGCGGTGACCAACTTTATGGGCACAGCCTTCCTCCTCGCCCTTCTCGGGGGCTTCTTATCGGATGCCTTCTTCACCACCTATCACATCTACTTGATAAGTGCTCTCCTCGAGTTCCTG GGGTTGATCATCCTCACGGTGCAAGCCGTCTTTTCCTCTCTCAAGCCGCCTCCCGGCGAGGAGGCCACCGGTGGGAAAGCCGCCATGCTCTTCGCCGGTCTCTATCTGACTGCGCTCGGGGTCGGCGGCATCAAGGGCTCGCTCGCACCCCACGGCGGCGAGCAGTTCGACGAGAGCACCGCTCGCGGCCGCAAGGCCCGCTCCACCTTCTTCAACTACTTCATCTTCTGTCTCGCCTGCGGCGGCCTCTTCGCCGTTACCTTCGTCGTGTGGGTGGAGGACAACAAGGGCTGGAAATGGGGCTTTGGCATCTCCACCATCACCATATTACTCTCGATCCCCGTTTTCCTCGCCGGCTCTCCTCTTTACAGAAACAAGATACCCACCGGAAGTCCCCTCACCACCATCGCCAAGGTTCTGCTCGCCGCCATCCTGAATCGAAGAAGCAATTATCAGAGCGCGCGAAACGCAGTCGTCGACATGGAACAGAGTAGCCCCGCTGAGGATATTAAAGAAAGCGAGGCGACGGTGCCGATGCCGGGGAAGGAGCTGGTGTGTCTCAACCGCGCGGTGGAAGGGCGGCCGCTCCATCGCAGCCTCGCGTGCGACGCGAATGAAGTGGAGGACGTCAAGGTCGTGCTGAAGCTCCTCCCGATCTTTCTCTCGACCATCATGCTCAACTGCTGCCTCGCGCAGCTTTCCACCTTCTCGGTGGAGCAGGCGGGGACGATGGACACGCGGGTGGGCCGGCTGACGGTGCCGCCGGCATCGCTTCCGGTCTTCCCGGTCATCTTCATCATGACCATCGCGCCGTTGTACGACCACGTGATCGTGCCCTTCGCGCGCCGCGTCACGAGGACCGAGATGGGGATCACGCACCTGCAGCGAATCGGGACAGGGCTGGTCCTGTCGGTGGTGGCGATGGCGGTGGCGGCGGCGGTGGAGGTGAAGCGGAAGCGAGTGGCGCGGCGGGTCGGGGAGGGGTTTCAGGGGCCATTGCCGATCACCTTCTTCTGGGTGGCGTTCCAGTACCTGTTCTTAGGGTCGGCGGATCTGTTTACGCTGGCAGGAATGTTGGAGTTCTTCTTCAGCGAGGCGCCAGCGAGGATGCGGACGCTGGCGACGTCGCTGTCGTGGGCGTCGCTGGCGATGGGGTACTACCTGAGCTCGGTGTTGGTGACGGTGGTGAACCTTGCTACGTCGtcgggcggcggcggcggagggcgAAGGGGGTGGCTGTCGGGAGAAAACCTGAACCACTACCACCTGGAGAGATTCTATTTGTTGATGTGCGTGCTCAGTGCGTTAAACTTGGTCAACTTTGTCTTCTGGGCGATGATCTATCGCTATCGATCCAGCAAGAAATAG